The nucleotide sequence TAGAGGATGGGGTTAACTTATGGGaaagttatgaaaaaaaccaaaacaaacttaCCTTCCACTAAACTTAATCAGACACATTGGACAACTGTCAAGGGCTGAAGCTGCTTCACTCTggctttccattttctcttcgCAGCTCTCAGCCCCAGGAGCACTCCCGAGCCGAGGCTTCTCCGCAGGCCCCCCTCTGGTCTTCCCCACGGGAACATCCCCCTGATGTGTTTGGATTTGAGGTTCTTCCTcacccttttctttcccctctgccctgctgttcTGTACAGTCCCTGTGCGGTGCTGCTGAGGGCTCAAAGCTTCTGTGGGGCTTTGTGCCAGTGCCgagggctgtgcagagctgctgtgtccagGGAGTTCACATGACTTAAGACTCGCATCCAGCTTTGAAACACCTTTTGTGTCTTCCCCAGATGCGGTTTTGGCTTGATCTGTACTGATTCCCCAGCAGGTTTTCTCAGCTGTAGATGATAAACTTTTCAGTTTATCTGTTTGGCCCTGTCCTTTATGTAACTCATTGCTCTGGCTCTGTGTtggctgctgggagctcagATCCTTGGGCTTCAGAcgtttttctttgtgaaaagaTGGGAATGATACCCACTGAAAGTCTTTCGTTCCGACTGTAAAGACTTCCTGGTGTTCTGGACTCTTTTCCTCAGCCttgcaaaacacacacacagagaatgtCTTAAGCAAATGTGGCTCAATCAATACTTAAACCCCAGGCTTTGGGAACACATTGCAAATACTGAGAAAGCTgagctactgtgaagaaaagaacattttatttatgtCCCTTTTCCAGCACCCATAAAGCAATCAGGAGcttcctggagctgatggaatATGGGTCTTCCCTGAACGTTTCTAAATGGATACAATGGGTACTCATGTTCCAGAGAGACTACGGATGAAAACAACaacctgctgctgttcaggggaggaaaaaagtacTTTATAAGGACTGATTTTTACGTTGTGATCTTGCCTAATGCCACTGGAACGATGTCAGGGTGCGTTCTGTGTAACTAACCCCTCCATTACAGTTTGCCTTTTCCAGTTTCACTCCTTTGGGCGATGCTGCTGTTTATGGCAGTCAGCATCCTTACACAGGCTCCCTCTTCCCAGCAAAATGTTGGAAAGAATTTGCTGTACTGCAAAAAAAGCCTCTTGTAGCTGTCCTTATATTCCCTGCCACACCATGCTTGGCCACACCACTGCACATAAAGAGCTGAAACCCACATCTCTAAAAGCTATTTCAGATTGTTTCCCATTAACCAGGCTGTCGCTATTGGAAGCAGGACACGAAGTGCAAAAACAAGGATACAGCACGCTACCTTTTCCAAGAACTCTGGAAAGCTGGGCACTGTGTCCCAGTTTGTGCAGTGTGAATTTTGACTGATGTCTTTCAGTAACAAAATCCAGGTTTTTTCACACTCatttaattcttccttttcaaaCCAGGAACACCTGTCAGTCGATGCCCTGTAAAGACAGTCCAATAGTTTGAaggggggagagaggaaagaaaatactcttACACTGATACTAGTTTGCCTCTTTTTTCTGGAACACAAAGACATTATTTAGcatacaaacatttttttacagCTTGCTATGACATGTACTTTGTACAGCTAGCAAAAAATTAATGtctaaatgctttcttttctgcttctaaCAAATGAGCCGTAGGTATCTATCACTATTTTCGCTTCCAAGTGAAACAGTTAGGTGTAGCCACTGTTTTATATTCTCAAATACCAAACTTAACACCTGCTGAGCACAGAAATCATGGAAGTGTTTGCACTGAGGGTGGCAATTGCATCAGTTCCCATGTATGTCTGGGCATTTCCACACTGCCATTTGAAATTATCTTCCCAAACAACTTAATTTAACTGATCCTAGGAACTATAAGCACTAAAAGGTAATGCTGTACAAAGACAATTCCAAGGGGAAGATGGAATGTTAATGTCACAGTGGTATTTCCAGCATTCTTTCTGACGCGTTTTCTTGGGTCGCTGTCCAGGAATAAAGCCGCGCGGTGAAGAAATTAGAAGCAACACGCCCTCAAAGAGCAGAGTGATGAACCTCTCATAGGCCGTGGTGGAAGGGACACGGCCGAGCCCCCCGGGCTCGAACACGAACCGAGCCACGCATTGCCTTCAGTCCTCCCCAACTCCAGGGCTGGAAAAAACAGGAATTATTTCTGCGTTCCTGTGAGCCgtgttctggaagaaaaaaatactgagctTTCATACATTAGCATTTTTCAGGCCCTGTCCTCGCCAGTGCTGTTCTGTGCCGAGGAACGCGCGCAACGCGCAGGGCCCGGTGTGCTTTACCCTGCAGTtttgtctctatttttttttttaaggcgCTACGGGCGGTGTTTTATGAAATAACCTTTCACAGCCATAGACATGGATCTGGCCGCGAAACGCTGCGGGTCGCTGGGGCCGATCCGGTCCCCCAGGACCGATCCGATCCCCCCGGTGCCGACTCAcgggggccgcggcgggggctcggggccggggctgcgctcCCGGCCGCGGGCGGACGGCGCCGTCCGGGGCTTCAGGCGCAGCTTGGCTGCTCCTTCCTCACACATGGCCGAGCCTCCCCGCACCTCGTCAGGGGACGGCGCTGGCGGCCACGGGAGGGCGGGGAGAGAGGGCGACCGgggcttcctcctcctcctcttcctcttcctcctgccccgGGAGCGTTGCCGGGGCTGTGACTTGCCGCCCGGGGCTGTGACTTGCCGCCCTTAGAGCCGCCCTCACGGCGCGGGTCGGTGGGGGCGGGCGAGCAGCTCTGAGGGTGCCCTGAGAGGAGCGCTCCGTTCCCCAGCCTCTGCCCCCTTCAGCCGCCGGGGGCTGGGCTGCCTCGAAAACAGCcctttttgtgttgcttttacCGCTCAAACTTTATGGTTTTGTAGGGTTTTGGTGTGTCGGGAAGGGCAGGgtcaggggctgtgctgggtggtCCCCGTGGCTGAGGGGGATAAGATGGCGGCGGGTCGGGCCTGGCCGGTCCCGCCCTGGGTCTGCGGCTGCCGCGCGGGGCCAAACCCAAAGGCTGTtgttgcaaaaaataaaatggattgGGAGCGCACGTCTGACCTAATTTCGCTTTTAGAGAAGAATCTGAACTGATGCAGTTTGACGTTTTTGGCGGGAATGTCGCCGTGTGGCTTGAAATAAAGTGCTAGAGAGGGTTTAAACActccccaggctgcagcctcctcaAAAACAGACACCAGAGGAATGGTGACAGACGCTTCATCCTCCAACAGTACATGAAAGGATCAGAAAGTAACTGCTGTTTAAATTCTTTGCAATTGATGCAAGAAATAATTGTACAAGGAAGTAAATCCGGTTGGGTAACAGGTGTTTATGAGGGCGCACCAGTACTGACAACTCTTtgcataaaacaaaatttttattggTGAAACATGAATCCcagttaacttttttttccctgtaactGTATTTTTGTGTTGCTAGATGTCTGTGGACCGCTCCATCCTTGTATTTTTCAGAGTGGAAAGGAGGCATCAGTATTGACTGTATTAAAAGTTACACCTGTGAATCACTGTGTTGGCCACAGAGCCCAGCAAAAATTTATTAAGTGACAGTTGACATGCCTTAATATGTGCTTTGAGTGGATCTGAACCTTGAAAATGGGTATCAGAGTTCAGAGATTCACATTTCACATAAATTAAACCTGGGCAGGTCTGGGCAACCCCATCCAGAGGTGTTTCAGCTGAGGATGATTCTGTCTATGCAGAGATCTGGGAGGCTCTGCCCAGCCTTCACCTTCCCTGTGTTAACTcagttattttctgtttctgtggcaCCACAATGTCTTTTACTCTATGTAATAGCTAATTTCTTAACATTAAAGCAGCATTAATAGGTTTCCTTTTGCAGATAAAAATCCTGGAAGTGCAAAGTGTTTGGTTGCTGCTGGGATCTTTGTCAGTTTATACAATAGATAGcccagctgaaaaataaaaataataaaaaaatggtCACGCTAGAGGGCctgcatttcagctgtgtgATGGGCAGAGTAAAACGAGAATGAaattcaggaagaaagaaacGACAGTGGAAAAGCCAACCCCTGTCACACAGACTAACCTTTTCCCACATTAATGTCTGTTACAGCTATGCAGTGCCCAGGGAACACCCAAGGGATAGTCACAGTGTTCTGCCTGTCGTTTTTGCTGCCATTTAGAAGCTGCTTCCCAGTGTGCTGAAAGGAGATCCCAGGAAACAGgccctcctttccttctttgtcGGGAAAGGCATTCCTCCAAAAGCTGCAGGTGGAACAAGGTAAGTGGAACAGAGGTGAGGGGTGAATTTGGATCTGAAGGTTTTAGGctgctgtggagaggaaggTGGTGGTGGAAGCAGAGACAAAGCAAagaacagcaggagaaaggggGTGTAAATAAAGCAAAAGTGTGGATTGAAGAGAGGTTTGGCTGTGGAAGTGGTGGGAAATGAGATGACAGAGGAGGGGTAGAAGTTTGATTTCACAACTAGCTGAAGAAGTGTTCCTTGGGGGATTTTACTCAGGATCACTGGGAATTGGGGCCCAGCGCTGACTGTCACCACATGGAGGCAGCAAACTATGCAAAACCAGGGATTTAACAGAATCCGAGGGACTGTGAAAGCACTCCGAACATACTCCTGGGTGTATCTATGCTAATGATCAGTTACGCCACGGAGTTTCTTTTATTCCTGTGATGTTTGGGTTAGTATTTTATGCTTTATGACCCCTTGGGTACTCCTTGGACAATCCTCTGCTGCTAAATCATGTGTTGTACCCATGGATTTATGTTGTTAAGTATGACTTCTCCCAGAACAACCATCAGGAGTGCAGCCTGTTCTTCATGCTGGAGGTGTTGCTGTGTGGTGCTGTGAGCACTTAGAGCATTTGCAAAAGCTTTATTATGGGGGAACATAAAAATTGGTTATTGTGCAGTAAGGGCCACAAATGAaagaatataataaaaagaataGGGAAAATTATTACTGCAGCTTCTGCTTGTAAAGAGCAAAAGGGGAAAACCTTGCTTCTGTAGCAGCTGTACATTGTAGGTGGGTTTGGATTTTGTAGATTTAACTGAAAATTCTAAGGTTTTTTTGATTGTTGTCTGTTTAATGATACCCACTTTAATGATACCCACTCTAACTATGTCATGTTTCCATTCTTGCTCTATCTGCTTCTGTAACTACCTGCAGATTTCAAACTAGAAATCTTTGTCCATTAAGGGTACGTAGTAATTTTCATCTGCATCTTTCCAGAATTAATAATGTActaagaaaaggaaggaaaagtgaagAATAGGACCTGTTCTTGGGTTTGCACAGGATTGTATCTTCTGTTTCCTCCACTGCATGGAAATCCTATTACTTCTTGCTTGATTTTGGGTCTTGCTAATTTAATAATGAGAGTGTTTAGTGGTCTTAGGAAAAAAGTTCTCCTAGAAATGCGGAGAGTGGTCTTCATCATAATCAGCCTTGACTGGATTTGAGCCAGTGGTCAAGGGATCTGAGCTTGTGGAAGCCAGAATGCTCTTGCAGATTATCTGCAGGTATTTCCTTGTAAATGGGGTGCCAGCATGTGTAGTTATCTCTTCCCTGTTGAGTCTCATCAAGCTGCACATGCTTAATCTTTACTTACACGGTTCCTGATTCTTGCTGCAAAATGGGCCTCAGTTTTAACTTTTGCTCTCAGGAAGAAGGGGCTATTATAACAAATTCTAATCCCTTGCAGTTCCACAATCACTAAAGTCTATAAATTGCCTGCCAAACAAACCAAGTGATCTTTTCCTGGGctgagggaaagaggagagtgTAAAACGCAGGTGCCAGCATTTGCTGGGGAAGAACTGGTACATTATCAACTAATCCGCCTTCTGCTATTTCTGATTTCCTCCCCAACAGCTGCAGCATTGAATGAGAGCTTCTGCATTTGGGAAGAATTAGAAAGCCTGGTAGTGCAGGGTCTCTATTACAGATACAACAGCTCACAGACAGGGAGGAGATTTTTGCTGCCGGTGTAGAATTTGGAGTGCTAGGCATTTTATAGCCTggaaaaattgtaattttcaGCTGTTGTTATGGAGTAATCAATGAAGAAGAGATGCCACAGTTTCAGCTGGGTTTCTCTCAGAGCCTGATGTCATTGCATGCAGaagctattattttttttaatgtgccaCTTTGAGCCTGAAGCACATGcagtttttattaaaactttttttttatgacgACTGATGCTCGCTGATAGCTTTAGTCCTTCTGAAATATCTTTGCTTCTGTAGTGATAGCTCCTGTATCAGATGAAAATGTtcagaagaaattgttccttgCTAGACCATtgaaatattattatattttaattattttatctaaTCAATGCTTAGCTTAGGAGTACGTGTTGATAACTTTTTGTCCTTGTCAAATAGTCTGTGACTTCACTCAAGGATGAGCTTGTCCATTCTGCTCAATGTAATAAAGGACAATGTCCCCAAAGAGACCAcagtctgcagagcagcagggaaagctgctgcagcaaatgtCCCACAGCTGAAATGCTGGCACTCTAATGTCACAGTGTGTCCCCTGAACATCCCAGTGGCAGCAAATGCAGCCCTGGAAAGAGAAACTCAGCCACACTAACCCACTCAGTCCAGTGCTAATCACTGGCTGTGGTGAAATGGGGAAGTCTGACTCTTTTCATTAATGTGATGTGTTACAGTTAGACCACAAAATGAGGAGAACAGGGTAAGACTGGCTTAGTCAGGAGAATAAAAATGACATGCATTTCAGTTAGAGAAGTGCAGGCTCATTGCTGCTTCCAGAGAAAGTCAGTTGAGTGGAGACAGTTTTGTGGGCTCTCCTTAATTTTAGTTGCAGGAGACATTCTCTTTCCCACAAGAAGTCACTGCCTTTGAAAGCAGCTCACCAAAGCTGAATTTACCAATGTGCAGCATCCAGTGCACGACTCATCTCTTCAATTCAGCCTTTCCAGTGCAAGGACAGATCAGTACCTGTGTGGCTGGAGATGGAAAACCCAGCCTTGTGACATTTATATGCCAAGATGGGAAGACCTAAAAAGAGGACTAGGGAGACTAGCATGGCATTTGCGGGTACCAGGTTGCCAAGGAGGCATATTGTATTGAAACAGTTGCCtgggaaacatttaaaaatacattgaatGGAAAAGCATATGTGATGTGCCCACAAGTGTTCTGTGTGAATGAAATGCCATGGCTGATGATGGCACCAAGAGACTGTTACTATTACATGTAAAAATGCTGCAAGTgatgtgtgggtttttttttccttttgtggtgTTTTCCTACCCTGTTTGCAGGAGGGGCATTGAAGGAAGGTTGTTTTGCTCTTGGCTGATGGATCAAAGTGAATGTGGGGAAGGTGgaacacaggcagcagcagcagctggaaatggcAAGAGCAATTTGGCTTCATTTAGGCAACCTAAACCAATTGACAAGGAGCCTGCACAATTCCCCCTCATAAGTAATAACAGCACTGCTCAAACTCCTACAGTATAAAGATAAATGGTTCTCTGAGCACTGCCACTTTAATTGGTGCTAAAATGGTACTGGGAAGCTCTGAGGTCATTGCAATGGGACTTATATAGAATCGTCATGGAAAATGTGGGGGTCTTGATCAAGTTGGACAATGTATGTGAAAAAGTGTCTCACTGACcttgttttttatttgaggTACTGGAATAGAGGGAGATGAAGGGAGAAAGTTGCAGAACTGTTCTAGCCCTTCCTCAAATCAGAGTCAATTACTGAGAGATGGTGCTGACAAAAAAGGAATGATGTCACTGGAACCAAAACAAACGATCATATCCACTCTTTGTCCcgcagaaaaaaaccccctttttttctaTGCAGCCAAGAAACAAAGGAGCTAGGAACTGTTATCTTTGATATCCTACCTTGGACAAAGAGGTTCATCTGCTAGTAATTTCCAGATACTAAAAGGCATCTCTTCTTCACTAAGAATGAGTGGCAGGTGTGAGGCTGGTTAGGATTATGGTCACCCTGCCTAATCCTCCTTTGGagatttagaaataaatatccTACTCTTGATTTACTAGAGGCTTAAGAAGCCTGTTTGGGAGCCAGCAGATTTAGCTTGGTCCAGGATTTATATGGTACAGTAAATTTTTTGGACAAGGGATGCAGTGGAGAGGAGCTCAGTTGAGTAAGAAGGAAGGCCTGGAGGCCTTCTTGTTGGTGGTAGCTCTGCAAAGAGTTGCCTTACAGGGGAGGGCACCTGGGCCTTCGCTCCTGGAAGATGTTGCCTGTTTGGGGCTGGGAGGTTGCTGCCTGTCTGGTGAGTGCAGCttcccagggaggaggagacTCTGCTGGCTTTGCTGTCAGTTTGGCCAGCGAGGAGATGCTTTTTGGCATTCTGGTTATCTCCTCATTTTGGCACAATCTGCTCAGGGATCTGAGGTGATGCAATGATCACGTCGGAAAACCATGAATCAGATGAAGTCTCCTTGGTGTCAGTCAAGTCCCAGGATCACTCATCATTTTTCTGGCCCAGTGTGTGTTTGGTTAAATCAAGTCCGGCTGTTTCTAGGCCCCGGGGTTAGTGTAAGAGAGGAGGAGAATCTGCCTTTCATCCTCTTGGAATTTTGCAATGTGACTGAAAACTTGGAGAGAATGTGTCAGATCTCAAACAAAGATTAGGTTTGATGGCACGGAGACGTGGGTTCTGTGGCCCAGCCCAGAATTCTGCTGAGGGAGTTATATCATCTCCCCTTACTTTAAAGGATTTAGAGTCTGAGTTTAGGATGAAATATGGCTTGaggttttcatatttatttcttgcttgctttcttctttttaggtttttttttttgttttttatttaattctaaGTGTATCTCACAAACTGTAGCCAATAGAAGTCAGAGTTCCTCTTCTTTGCTGTGTATCATTCCTTCATTTGAAATCAACATATTAAAGagcttcacaaaaaaaaaaaaaaaatccataaatcaCTTGTTTATGGGCATGAAACCACAAAACAGTGGGACAAAATTACCACTACTAGTTAATGTGGTGTGATTTTATCCATAACTACACTGGTGTATAAAATCAACATAAAATAGAATGTAATGTAATTCAACAGATGAGAATGTATTTATTGCTTCAACAAATGTGGGTAGTAGGTTTAGTtagtttttcaattttttaaggCCTAACTagtgttttagaaagaaaatagggTAAATCTGAAGGAATAATCAAAGCTGTGGAGGTTAGTGTAAGTCTTTTCACTGAAAAGGgtttattttcatattcattCTCCCTTTGTCATTAATGCTTtgataaaagaaatacaaaatgggATTAGTTTAGAATCCTGACAGTAAAATACAGGAGAGCTCTAGTTTCTTTTTGCCATGTGTCATTTATTTAACTGTGTCGTACATGGGCTGAGTTTGGTTTATTTATATTGTCTTAATACCCACTGAACTGAAACTCTGTTGAGACGTTGTCAGTGTGAGAGGTTGCTCTGCCTGGAAGGTCCCTTGTTGTGACAGAGCTGCAACACCCAGTCAGAGGTGCTGAACAGGGGTGTGCCTGCCTCTGCTGTcactctgcagctcccagcagctgtcaGTCAAACCCATTCAGTCAACTTCGGCAAAAGAAAGCTGATGCCTTCCTGCCACATCCCAAAACTGCTGTTAACAAAGGGTAACTTCATGCTACTGTTCCTTTCATGAGAGAGTCTGGAATTGGACTGATTTTGGAGGATTTTCCCCAACAaatcctctcctgctctccaaaTCCATTTTGCTGTTCCTTCAATCCAACTGTCCTGCTCTCGTAGAAATTTTTGGTTGTTCCCTTTTGATCAGTGGGAAGTGCTCTGAGGGAGATGTGTGGTAGCTAAACCAAGATGTTGTGGTGCTGGCTGAGGACAGGAAGCATGTTCAGTTAGCTGAAGTGCTTGCTCTGGTTTGTACCACAGTCTGGTTCCATCATTAGCCTGTTTTTATGAGTCTATCCTCCCATACTGGAATCAGATGTTTTATCAGAGCActctgaggaaaagcagcagcctcaCAGCTCTCCGTGACTGTGCTGTACCCTGCAGAAAATGAGTTGTTTAACTTAAAGCCACATCCCACCAGGCAAGAGGCAACATcacacagagctgcaaaaaTATTGGCACCATCAAACCTCAGTATCAAGGGATGAGATGAATCCAGGTCCTTCCAAGAAGCTGTTTGGGCCTAATTGGGTTGGCTGGACATGATGAGATGCAATCTATGACCAGTGCAGCTTTGTAGGCAGAAATGTCAAATATAGATGCATTTAAGTGAGAGCTGCCTCCTATTACCTCTCCAGCCAAATGAGATTTGGAGGAGCCTGCTCGCTGCAGGGTTCAAAGGACAGCAGGGATCAGCAGGGAATTGTCGTCAGTGTTTCTGGGagtggggtttgggttttgcaATTACAGAGGAAACTAGAATTGACATCCTCATTTGCTGGTCTCATTATTTAGTAAGGGATGGTTGTTTTTCTGAAACGTTTACCTGTTCAGTGATGATTTAATTTAGCAATTAATTCAGGGAATTTCTACTGCCTGTAGTGTGGTGCAGTAAGTCAGAATACTAAATTATGACATGCCCTCTGCCTTAAAGTAGCCCTTTCTTGCCTAATTTCATACTGATACCTGTTTATGAGATGGAACACAGGTGCACAAAAATTAGGGATATTGCCTGTGATAACACAAGCCCTGGGAGCTGAACTCTGGCCTGTTCACTGGGTCTTTGCATAGACATAAGACTGATCTTCCTTTCAAGCCCTGTTTTACTCCCGAGGGCTTCCAACACAGTGTCTTTCATCAGCTTTGAGTTCactagaaagaaataaaaagctgggGCATCTTTCTGAAAGTCTCTGCCTAATGGCTTGTGTTTTCCAGAGTATTGATAAACTCCAGTGCAAATCCTGagcctcccctgccccagggacGTGCTCTGGCTTCAGTACCACACTTAATGACAAACAGTCACCTAGTTTACCATATGCATTCTTTTATCTTAGCTGCTCTCCGTGCATGCTAGGAGATTTATTTCTCCTCATAATGCATTTCATGTGTGTTAGTTGTAAATATTGTGCTCATAAATCAGCCTGGAGCATCCAGCCCCAAGGATGGAGACAGCTCACAATAGGTCTGTCTGCTTCACATTGTGAGGCTGAGCTCGctctctgctttttccattGCTGGGCTCTGCGAGTGGCGTGTTGCCAGTCTCCTGCCTCACATTAACAGGAATACTACATATTACTGAATTCAaagtgtttttccttcaggactAGAAGAATGTAATGGAGCATGCATCTGACAGCAGGACACCGTAGCTGTGGGGAATCACCCCCGGGGCTCCCCGCTCCAGTCACCCGGGCTGGGGACACCTTATGGCAGGGTCTGCATGCAGATAGACACAATGTGTCATGAAAAACTGattcttctcccttcccttcacCAGATTC is from Corvus moneduloides isolate bCorMon1 chromosome 22, bCorMon1.pri, whole genome shotgun sequence and encodes:
- the FAAP20 gene encoding Fanconi anemia core complex-associated protein 20, whose amino-acid sequence is MCEEGAAKLRLKPRTAPSARGRERSPGPEPPPRPPASTDRCSWFEKEELNECEKTWILLLKDISQNSHCTNWDTVPSFPEFLEKAEEKSPEHQEVFTVGTKDFQWVSFPSFHKEKRLKPKDLSSQQPTQSQSNELHKGQGQTDKLKSLSSTAEKTCWGISTDQAKTASGEDTKGVSKLDASLKSCELPGHSSSAQPSALAQSPTEALSPQQHRTGTVQNSRAEGKEKGEEEPQIQTHQGDVPVGKTRGGPAEKPRLGSAPGAESCEEKMESQSEAASALDSCPMCLIKFSGRLSQLDIDGHLARCLSESADDVMW